CAGATCCTCGGCGGGGATGGTGGCGCCCTTGGCGGCGATGATCGTGGCCGCGCCCGCGTCGAAGACCTGCAGGATGTCGGGCTGCTCGCCCGAGCGGAAGGCGGCGATGCCCGCGGCCAGCGCCTCTTCATAGGTGCCTTTCGAGAGCGGCGTCAGATGGCAGGCGGTCTGCGCATCGTTGAACTTCTGCGCGACTTCGTTGATCACCTCGCCATTACGCCCGCCCATGCCGTGCCACCAGGTGATGTCGGTCTGGGCCAGGGCCGTGGTCGCGCCAAGCGCGGTCAGCATGGTGACGAAAGAAGCGGTTCTGAGCATGGTGCCCTCCGGTTGCAAGGTTGCGCGGACCCTGCCTGTTGCGGGTGACATTTTGTTAACCACCGCGTTACAGCCGTGCAAAATCACCGCCGGACGCGCTGGGCCTGGGCGGGCGGCGGGGCGGTGACGGCCGCGCTGACGGTCCGGGACAGTGCCTCGTCGCAGATGACGCTCTTCATCATGCGGGTTTCGACGAGGATCTTTCTGCCGGTCATCCTGGCCTGCACCTCCCGGGTCTGCAAGGTGCCTTGGGGCGGCTGCGCCCCGGGAGGCAGGCGGACCGGCGCCGCGACGGAGAGGTCCGAACGCGGGGGGCGCCTCGGGGCGATTTCGCCGCGCGGCCGCGCGGCGATCCGCCGGGGGCTCCGCCCCCGGACCCCCGGCGTATTTGGGCCAAGAAAAAACGGGGGCCGGGGATCAGTCCTCGAAATCGATCATGCCGCCCAGGTCTTCGCCCGCCGCCTTGCGGGCGGCGAGTTTGCGCGCCAGCGTCCGGCGATGCATGCCGAGACGGCGCGCGGTTTCCGAGACGTTGAAGCCGGTCTCGGCCAGGGTGCGCTGGATCAGCTCCCATTCCTGCGCCTTCACGCCGACCTGCGGCGTCTCGATTTCCGGCATCGCCATGCCCGCCCGGTGCGCGAAGGCGGCCTCGATCTCGCGCACCGTCGCCGGTTTCGCCAGATATTGCGTGGCGCCAAGCTTGATCGCCTCGACCGCCGTCGCCACCGCGGCAAAGCCCGTCAGCACCACGATCGCGGGCGGCGGATCCAGCGCGGCCAGCGCCTTGACGACGCCCAGCCCCGAGCCCTCGGCCAGTTTCAGATCGACGATGGCATGGCTTGGCCGCAGCCGCCGGGCAAGGGTGATCGCCATCTCCTCGCGCGGGGCGGTATGGACGGCATGGCCGCGCCGGGCGAAGGCGCTGGCAAGGGTTTCGGCCAGATGCGGGTCGTCTTCGACGATCAGAAGGCAGCGGGGGTCAGTCATGCGGCGTCTCGTCGGTCAGGGGGGGATCGAGCAGCGGAAAGGCGATCTGCACCTCGGCGCCGGTGGGGGTGTTGCGCAGCTCCATCCGCCCGCCCAGACGGTCGATCGCATTGCGCGCCAGAAACAGCCCGAGGCCGCGCCCCGGCGCCCCGGACCCGGTCACGAAAGGCGCGGCCGGGCCGGTCAGGACGAAATCGGGAAAGCCCGGGCCGCGGTCGGTCAGGCTCAGGATCATCTGCCCGCCCCGGCCCAAGAGCTCGGCCGCGACCGTGCCCGGGGCGGCGCTTTCGGCATTGTCGAGCAGGTTGATCAGCGCCGCTTCCAGCACCGGGGCCGAGAGCATCCGCGCCCCGCGCAGGCTGGCGCCGGCCACCACCGGCACCCGCGACCGGCCCCGCGCGCCGCTCCAGAGCGCCAGGATGCGCCGGATTTCGGCTTCGGCGGGCACGGCGGCGGCGGCTTCCAGACGTTCCCGCCCCGCCGCCCGCAAGGTGCGCGACACGATCGCCCGGCAGCGGTGCAGCTGCGCGATCATCCGGTCCAGCTCGGCTTTCGCCGCCGGGCCCTCGGGCGGGCCGACCTCGGCCCAGTCGTCGAGCGTGACCGCAAGCGTGGTCAGCGGCGTGCCCAGCTCATGCGCCATCCCCGAGGCCAGAAGGCCAAGCCCCGCCAGCTGATCGGCCTCGGCCTTGGCCTTGCGCAGGGCCTCGATCGCGCGGGCGCGGGCGGCGGCGGCCAGCCGCAGCCGCAGCACGAACCAGGCCATCAGCGTCGAGGTCAGCACGAAGGCGGGCACAAGGGCGCTGCCCGGCCCGCCCGCGGGCGCGGGCACCAGCGTCACCAGCGCCCAGACCGACAGGTTCGACACCAGATAGATCGGCAGCGCCGCCGCCGGGGCGCAAAGCGACAGCGCCAGCAGCAGCGGCACCAGAAGCAGCACCACGAAGGGATTGGCCGCCCCGCCCGAAAGCGCCAGAAGCGCCGCCAGCGACAGCGTGTCGATGCCCAGTTGCGCCGCCAGCACGGCATCGGGCGGGCGCCGGTCGCGGCGCAGCGACGCCGCGATGATCAGGTTGAACCCCACCAGCCCGGCGATGATCAGCGCCATCCGCTCCAGCGGCAGCGGCAGGCCCAGAACGCGGGCGGCAAAAAGCGTCGCGAGGATCTGCGCCCCGATCGCCATCCAGCGGATCTGCACCAGCAGCAGGCCGGTTTCGCGCAGCGAGCGGTGCTCGGTTTCCTGGTCTTCGGCGCTCGGCATCGGTCCGTTCGGGGCAGGGGGCGGCTGGGGGGGCTCTGGCAACCTGCCCGTTTCGCCGGTCCGGGGCAACCGGCAAGGCCGCGGAGCGGCGGCGGTCGGGCGCTTTTTGCCCGGGCGGTGAAAAAATGTCGCAGTTTCATTTGCCGTCTTGACCAAGGTCAAGTTAGCTTGGGTGCGGATCTTCTAGTCAGGGCCGCAATGCGCCTGAACCTGCCCCTCCTTGCCCGTCTGCGCCGCGGTTTCGCGGTTGGCCCGGGCTTTGTGCCCGCCCTCGTGTCGGGCCTGCTGGTGGTGGCGCTGCTTCTGTCCGGGGCGGTGCCGCAGGGGATGATGCGGGTTGCCGACGCCTACGGGCAGCGGCTGGTCCTGTGCACGCTTGATGGCCCGCATGACATCTGGATGCGGCCCGACGGCAGCTTGCAGGACCGCGCCCCCGCACCCGGGCAAAACCGCGACACCGGCAAATGCCTGCCGGTGGTGCTGGCGCTTGCGGCGGTGCAGCCCGATCTGGGCGATCTGCATCGCCGGGTCGATTTCGCCCGCTTCCGCCCGGTGCTGCGGGCCGCCGCGCGGATCCGCCCGCCGCTGCGCCTCGCGCCAGAGCCGCGCGCGCCCCCGTCCGGTCTCCGTCTCTCCTGACCCTCGCAAGGCCCGGCCCCCGGCGCCTGCGCTTTCCTGCGACCGGCGCCCCGGCGTACCGGTCCCCCATTCCCGGAGACAGAGATGAAACTTGCCTCTTTTGCGGTTCTGGCCGCGCTTTTGCTGGGCCCTGCCGCGATCCCCGGCCCCGCCCGCGCCCATGACATGATCACCGATCTGGACGGCCGGACGGTGATGATCCACGCCGTGCCCAAACGCGTCGCGCTGGGGTTTTACTACGAAGACTATCTGGCCGTGACCGGCCCCGAAGGCGCCGCAAAGATCGTGTCGCTGTCGCGCGCGCCCTGGGCCGACTGGCGGCCGCAGCAATGGGCCGCCTATGTGAAGGTCTTTCCGGCGCTCGAGACGCTGCCCGATTTCGGCAATGCCGATGACAACAGCTTTTCGGTCGAGGCGCTGATCGCCTCGAAGCCCGAGGTGGCGCTGCTCTCGACCTGGCAGACCGCGGCGATCGGCGCGGCGGGGGTGAAGCAGATCGAGGATGCGGGCATCACCCTTGTCGCCCTTGATTACAACGCGCAGACGCTGGAACGGCACCTGCTCTCGACCCGCATCCTCGGGGCGGTGATGGGGCAGCCCGAACGGGCAGAGCAGCTGGCCGGGATCTATGCGGCAAAGACGCAAGACACGCTGGCGCGGATCGCCAAGGCCGGGCCCTCGCATCGCAAGGTCTATGTCGAACTGGCGCAAAAAGGCCCCGACGAGATCGGCAACACCTATGGCAAGGGCATGTGGGCGGCGGTGATCGACCTGGTCGGCGGCGACAATATCGCCAAGGGGCAGATCGAGAACTGGGGGCCGCTTTCGCCGGAATATGTGCTGGCCAGCCAGCCTGACGTGATCCTGCTGGCCGGGTCGGAATGGAAGAACAAGCCGCAGGCGGTGATCCTGGGCTTTGGCGCGACCGAGGCGGCGGCGCAGCCGAAGATGGCGGCCTATGCGACGCGGCCCGGCTGGGCCGATCTGCCGGCGGTGAAACAGCGCGAGGTCTACGGGATCTATCACGGCGGCAACCGCACGCTGTCGGATTTCGTCTATGTCCGCACCGTCGCCAAGGCGCTTTATCCCGAGGCCTTCGCCGATGTCGATCCGGCGGCAGAGCTGCGCGCCTATTATCAGGCCTGGCTGCCGGTGGTCCCCGAGGGCGTCTTCGTGACGAAACTGCAATGACCGCGATGCCCGTTCCCGTCCTTGCACGATGGCGGGCGCGGGCGGCACGGCAGGGGGGGGCGGTGCTGACCGCCGCCCTCGTGCTGGCCGCCCTTGCGCTGGCCGATCTGGTCACCGGCCCCTCGGGGATGTCGCCCGGCGCGGTCTGGCAGGCGGCGCTGGCGGGCCCCGAGGGGCTTGACCGCGCCGCCGCGACGATCTTCTGGCAGATCCGGCTGCCGCAGCTGGTGATGGGCGGGATCGTCGGCGCCTCGCTGGGTCTGGCGGGGCTCTTGATGCAGACGATCCTGGCCAATCCGCTGGCCTCGCCCTTCACGCTGGGGTTTTCGGCCGCCGCGGGCTTTGGCGCGGCGCTGGCGATCCTTTTCGGTTCGGTCGTCGCCCTGCCGCTGCCGGGCTGGCTGATCACCCCGGCCGCCGCCTTTGCCGCGACGCTGGCCGCCACCGCGCTGGTCTGGCTGGTGGCGCGGGCGAAAGGCACGGCACCGGAAATCCTGGTTCTGGCCGGGATCGCGGTGATGTTCTTCTTTCAGTCGCTGCAATCGCTGATGCAGTTCATGGCCTCGCCCGAGGTGCTGCAGCAGATCGTGTTCTGGCTGTTCGGATCGCTGCTGAAGGCCAGCTGAAATTCGGTCGCGGTGTCGGGGGCGATCCTGATGCTGTGCCTGCCGCTTGTCGCGCGCGATCTGTGGGCGCTGACCGCGCTGCGGCTGGGCGAGGCGAATGCCGCCTCGCTGGGTCTGGATGTCGCGGCGCTGCGCCGCCGGGCCTTCCTGATCACCGCGCTGCTGACGGCGGGGGCGGTCAGCTTCACCGGCACCATCGGCTTTGTCGGCCTGATCGCGCCGCATCTGGCGCGGGCGCTGGTGGGAGAGGACCACCGCTGGGCCGCGCCGATGGCGGCGATCGCGGGGGCGCTGATCCTGATTGCCGCCTCGGTGACCGGCAAGATCCTGTCGCAGGGCGCGGCGATCCCGGTGGGCATCGTCACCGCGGTGGCGGGGATTCCGATGCTGATGGTGGTGATCTTGCGCCACCGCACCGTTTAGGGGAATGCCATGCTGACACTTGATCTGCCCGCCCTGTCCCGCGGCGCGACGCCGGTTCTGGCGCCCTGCCGTCTGACGCTGGCCGCGGGCGAGGTGCTGGCCCTGGTCGGTCCGAATGGCGCGGGAAAGACCACGCTCTTGCAGGCGATCGCGGGGCTGGCGCCGGAACGGGTGCGCCGACGGCTGGGGAACGCCGATCTGGCGCGCGCGGAAATCGGCTTTCTGCCGCAGGCCTTTGCGGTGCGCGCGACGCTGACGGTGCTCGACTGCATCCTGCTGGGGCGGCGCGAGGCGCTGGGGCTGCGCGTCGCGCCGCGCCTGATCGCCGAGGCGGAGGCGCTGCTCCTGCGCCTTGGCCTGGCCGATCTGGCCGACCGGCCGATGATCGACCTGTCGGGCGGCCAACAGCAGCGGGTGCTGATCGCGCAGCGCCTGTTTCGCCGCCCGAAGCTGCTGCTGCTCGACGAGCCGACCTCGGCGCTTGATCTGCATCATCAGCTGGAGGTGATGGCGCTTTTGCGGGCCCAGGCGCAGGCGACGGGCGCGCCGGTTCTGGCGGCGCTGCACGATCTGAGCCTGGCGGCGCGCCATGCCGACCGGGTTCTGGTGCTGGCCGGGGGGCGGCTTCTGTCCGAGGGCCCGCCCGAGGCGGTGCTGACGCCGGACTGTCTGGCGCGGCACTGGCGCATCACCCCCGAGATCCTGCGCGACCGCGACGGCAAGCCGGTGATCGTGCCGCATCTGCCGTCCTGCTGACCGGGCAGGGGCGATCGGGGCAGGGGGCGATCGGGGGGGCGATCAGGGGGCGGTGCCGTCAAATCCGGGCAGCAGCCGGGCCCGGCGCAACAGCGCGGTCCTGGCCAGAACCTCGGCGGCCGGTCCCGCGGCCGCCACCTTGCCCGCCTCCAGCACCACGACATGATCGGCGATCCGCGCCACCAGATCGAGATCATGGCTGGAAAAAATCAGCGTGCGCCCCGGGTTGCGGGCGCCGAATTCGGTTTCCAGCAGCGCCGCGATGTCGTCGGTCGCCTGCGGGTCAAGCGCCGCGGTGGGCTCGTCCAGCAGCAGCACCTCGGGATCGAGGATCAGCACCGAGGCCAGCGCCACCCGCTTTTTCTCGCCGCCCGACAGCCGGTGCGGCGGACGCCCGGCCAGCGGGCCAAGGCCGAATTGCGCGATCGCCCGGGCCACGCGGGCGCGGATGCGCTCCTTTGGCCAGTGCAGCTGCAGCGGTCCGAAGGCCAGTTCGTCGAAGACCGAGGGACAGAAAAGCTGCACCTCGGGGTTCTGGAACACGAAGCCCACCCGGCGGCGAAAGGCGATGGCGGCGGCCTCGTCTGTAAACATCGCCTCGGTCAGCGGCGTGCCGAACGCCGAAATCCGCCCCGCCGCGGGGAACTGCAGCCCGTCGAGCAGCCGCAGCAGCGTGGATTTGCCCGAGCCGTTCGCCCCCAGAAGCGCCGTGCGCCGCCCCAAGGGCAGCGTCAGATCCAGGCCGTTCAGCGCGGGCACGCCCTTGTAGGCGAACTGCACGCCCTGCAATTCGAAGGCGGGGGTCATGGCCAGACACTCCCGGCCCAGACCACCCCGGCAAGGATCGCCGCCGCCAGCACCAGCGCCCCGCCGTCGCGCGGGCGAAAGCGGAAATCGTCGATCAGATGCACCTCGCCGCGCCAGCCGCGGGCGAGCATCGCCAGATGCACCTCGCTCGACAGCGCCAGCGCGCGTTCGAACAGCGCCCCGGCGATGCCGGTGGCCAGACGGCGGGCCTCGGCGGGGGAGAGCCGCCCGACCAGACGGCTGCGCCGCGCCTCGAACAGATCCAGCGCCAGATCGGCCAGCACGAAGATGTAGCGATGCGTCATGCCAAGGATCATCACCGCCGCCCGCGGCACCCCAAGGCAGCGCAGCGCCTTGAGCACCTGCGGCCAGGGCGTCGTCAGCACCAGCGCCAGAGCCAGCGTGGCCGTGGTCTCGGACCGTCCGGTCAGGAACGCCGCCGCGCGCAGTCCCTGTTCGGTGATCGCCAGACCGAAGGGCAGCGAAAGGACCGGCGTGCCGGGCACGAGGATCAGCGCGGGCAGTGCGATCATCCCGGTAAAGCCCAGAACGACGATCCAGACCTGACGGGCCAGCCGGGCAGGAGAGATCTGCGACGCCGCCGCCAGCGCGGTGGCCAGCACGAACAGCGCCAGCAGCACCAGAAGCGACCGGGTGGCCACCGCCGCCAGGATCAGCGCGAAGGCCCCGGCCACCTTGGCGCGCGGGTCAAGGCCCTGCAGCAGGCCCGGGCGCTGCGCCAGACCGGCGGCCTCCTCGGCGTGCTGCATGAGGCCGCGAACCCCCGCGCCAAGGCGCCCGATCCGGTCGGGCGCAGGCGCGCGGGCATGGACGACAGAAGGGTCGGTCATGCGCCGGGGCTCAGCCCGCGCGCCGGGTCAGTGCCCGCAGACCCGCGCTCAGCCCGATCCCGGCCACGATCAGCGCCACGCCCAGCAGCGCCGACAGCACATAGCCAAGCGGCGCGTTCTGCACGAAGGCGGGGGCGTAATCGGGCAGCGGCGCCGACCAGAGCTCGGCAAGCCGCGCGAACCCGCCCGGCAGCCCCGCCGGAGGGGCGACCCCGCCCGAGGCCCCGGCCATCGCGGCCCGGCCCGCCTCGGAGGTGAAATCCTCTGCGCCCCATTCGCCCCAGGCCGTGCCCGCGGCGATCAGCCCGAGCGGGCAGAGCACGACAAGCGCGCCGATCCCCGCCCAGAGCCGCAGGTGGCGCTCCGGCGCGGCGGGGGCCCGCCGCGGCGCCAGCAGCTCGGGGTTGCTGCGCTGCAGCCAGGCGACAAGCCCGGCGGTGACGATGAACTCGGCCGCGCCGGCGATCGTCAGATGGGTCAGCGCCATGGCGGGCACCGCGACCGACAGCGGATAGGGCGCATAAAGCGGGGCCCCGGCGGCATCGTGGAAAAACAGCGGCTGGACGCCGAATTCGACCGCCGCCAGCAGCGCCGCGGCGTTCAGCCCCGCATAGCTCGCCAGCCCGGCCATGATCACCCGCCGCCGCGACCCGATCGCCGCCCCCCGCGTGCCAAGCGCATAGACCGCCGCGGCGACCATCGGCCCGACCACCGCCATGTTCAGGCAATTGGCGCCAAAGGCGGTGATGCCGCCATCGCCAAAGAAGATCGCCTGGATCAGCAGCGCCACCGAGATCGCCGGCACCGCCGCCCAGGGGCCGAGAAGCACCGCCGCGATGCCGATCCCCGCCGCATGGGCCGTCGTGCCGCCCGGAATCGGCAGGTTGAACATCATGATCACGAAGCTGAACGCCGCGACCAGCGCAACCAGCGGCAGATGCTGCCCGTTCAGGTCGCGGTCCAGCTTGCGCATCGACACATACCAGAACGGAACCGTGGCCGCGAAGGTGACGGCACAGGTCACCGGGCTCAGATAGCCGTCGGGAATATGCATCGCGGGATCCTCGGGTGGGGGTATGATTTTCAGATCATTTCGTCATATTCTTCTCCTGTCAAGAAATTCGACGCCGCCCGCCGCGCCCGGCGGTCAGACCTGTGCCTGATCCTTCAGATGGATCTCGGCGATGGCCACGCCAAGCGAGCCCCAGCAGGACAGGAAGCTCAGCACGCCAAGGACCGCCGCCGGGATCATGTAGGTGCTCTTGTTCAGGGCCGGGATCGCCAGGAACCGCAGCGCCTGGCCGGGAACAAGGTTCAGAATGCCCCGGCTGAACGCCAGCTTGTTGCGCGTCGTCTGCTCCTGATTGGCGAAATGCACCGAGAGCATGATCAGATAGGCCACCCCCCAGGCGGTCTGGGTCAGCTCGCCGGTGGTGATCTTCGCCTCGCCGGTGATCCATTTCTGATAGTGCAGCGCGATCCCGCGCCCCGGACCGCACAGCACCTGGCAGATCCAGATCGTCACGCCGAATCCCGGATCGCCGGGCTGGCAGTTCGGCGCCCCGGCCAGCGGCGACAGCGCCCAGGGCATGGTGAAAAGCGTCGACAGGAACCCCGCCGCGATGGGCACGATCCCGGCCTCGCCCAGCCCCTTGCCGGTGGCATTCGCCATCGCCGAACTGGGATCGAGCAGCGAGCGGAACGCCATCACGACGCAATAGCCGGTCAGGAAATTCTCGCGCCATTCCGGCGTCCAGCCGTTCGCCTCGGCCGCGGTCAGCGCCTTGGCCCGGCTCATCCCCAGCCGGTCTTTCAGCATCTCGACGGTGAAGCTCGCCTTGAAGACGGCCAGCTGTTCCGCCGTCCAGGGCGTCCGGCCCAGGACAAGCTTGCTGGTGATTGTCATCGGAATCGCCGCGATCCAGGCCACGACATCGATCGGCGTCAGCGTCAGCCGGTCGCCGGTGAACAGCTTGTAAAGCTGCGACAGGATCGGGATTTCCCATTCCTGAAACAGCGCCAGCTTGACCAGCCGGATCAGATCCTCGACCAGATCGAACAGCGTCAGCACGATGCCCTCGGCCGCATCAAGCGCGAACAGCGCCGCCGCCTCCAGCGCCTTCACCAGACCGCTCAGCAACAGCTGCGCCGCCCGGCCGGGTTCGTTGCCGATGTTGTTGAAATAGCCGAAGGCCTCGTCAAGCGCCTGCTTGCCGTCGCCGAACTGGAAATTGTCCGAAAAGGACTTCATCCGCCCGAACAGATCCTGCAACGGATCGGAGAGCGCGGTGGTGGCGCGCAGGATCGCGGCGCCATCCGCCTTGACCGTCAGCTTGCTCTCGTTCTCGCGGAAGGCATTGAGAAAGATGTTGTGATCGGAGGCATGCTGTTCCTCTTCGCTCGGCTCCTCCTGTTCGAAATAGGCGCCCATCGTCGGATCGCCCTCGCGGTTCAGGGTCAGGATCAGATTGTTGACGATGCCGTCCAGCCCGGCCTTGAGAAACTCGAACCCCTCCTCGACCCGGCCGCGCAGCGCATGGACGGCATCGGCGGTGAAATCGAGCGTCACCCCGACACAATGCTTGATCCCCTCGGCCGTGCGTCCGAAGTCCTTGAAATCGAACAGGAAGGCCAGCCACTGAAAGAGCTGCTCCAGCTTCACCTTGAGCCAGTTCCACACCCCTTCGATGAAATCGAGCGCCTGCTGGGCGAATTTGATCACCGCCTGAAAGACCTGGCCCGCGATCTTGAACAGCACATTCGCGATGCCGTCGACGATCGTCACGACGATCTTTTCCAGCCCGTTGATCAGCCATTCGACACCGTCGCGGATGCCGCGCCAGACCGAGCCCCAGTCGATGCCGAGGAACGACCCCCCGGCGTCCAGCTGCGGCGCATGGGCGGCGCGGAAGGCGGCGATGTCGCTGCTGTCCAGGCTGCGATAGACCGGCACGCCGGAGCCGAAATCGATTTCCCAGGACACGGTGCCAAGCGACCGGAAATCCGCCTGCAGGCTGTGGCGCAGCGCATGGGGGGTGGCGAACTTGTACTGGATCGCCCGCGCGGTTTCATCGGCCTGCGCGATCCGCATCGATTGCCGGGTGACCTCGGCGATGCTTTCGGCCACCTGCTCGCGGTCCTTGGTGTCGGCGGGCAGCAGCAGCGCCCCGGCGCTGTCGGTGGCGGTCAGCACGTCGTCCTTCGTGGTCTGCGCCATCTTCGCCTGCAGCTGCCCATTCGGCTGCACGACGATCGGCTGGCCCGCGCCGGTGACGGGTGTCGAAATCAGCAGCGTCGCCCCCGCCAGCGCATTGGCGCGCTGCAAGATCACCACCTTGCCCGTCGCGTCGGTGCGGAAGCTGACCGGATCGACAAGGCTGGAGCGATAGGCCTCGCCGTTCACCCAAAGCGTGCAGAGAAAGGCCGCGTTGATGCTGACGGGCGCGTCGTAAAGCGGCGCCCCCTCGGCATCGACGACGAAGATCTCGGTCGAATGGGTGGGCACCGAGACCAGCTTGTCCTCGGCCTTGGGCAGATCGAGCACCTCGGAGAACCATTGTTCGGTGTCGGGGGCCTGCCAGAACCGGAAGATCTGGTTGTCCTCGGTCACCGAATAGGCTTCGGAATAGCCGTTCGCATTGCGTCCGACGGCGACGATGCGGTTTTCCATGGCGCGGGCGAGCGGAAAGATCACCCGCCAGCCCTGCAGCTTGCCCGCGCTGTTGGTGACCTGGCGCGTATAGCTCAGATCGCCCGCCTCATTGAGCACGAAGACCTCGATCAGCCCGTCGCGGCGCAGGTTCGCCGTCAGCCGGCCCAGCCGCCCGCTCTGGCCCGGATCGACCTGCACCCAATCGTCGAACTGGATCCCCGAGGTCGACCGCTTGCGCTGCTTCTTCACCCACAAAAGGCCGGTGTCGCGCTCGACCGCCAGGATGTTCAGCAGATTTTCGGCATCGGCGATCGCGGCGATATGCGAGGCCTTCTTGTTGAGCTTGCGCATGTGCGAGGTGCGGAAACTGTCTTCGGCAAACAGCACCTCGTCATCCATGCCGATCGCGAAGATCGCCGATTGCACCGGGTTGTTGGCGGCCATGGCGATCTCCTTGACCACCGCCTCCTTGCCGTCCGGCCCGATCACCGGCGCCCAGACCGGCCCGCCCCATTTGTCGTTCAGCGGGTCGTAGTAATTCGTGCACAGCCGCCCGTCGGACAGCCGCACGTTGATGTAGATCCGCCCGGTCACGCCGCGCACGCCCAGAAAGGTGCGGATCACCTCGTCCTGCGGGCCGGTGTTGCGCTGCCCGTAGCCGCCGGATTGAAAGGTGGCCAGCGTCAGCTTGCTCTCGCTGTTGAGCCCGAAGATCGAGGGCGTGTCGGACCGCCCGCCCGCGGCGTCGAAGAAGTAAAGCTGGCTGGCGCGGATCCCCAGATCGGCTTCCTCATAGGGGGCGAGCGTCGCATCGGTGCGCCGATAGCGATAGACCCGGCCGGTGGTGCCGACGCTGTAGATGTCAAGCATCCCGGCGGTGTTCAGATAGGTCTGGATCTCGGTGCCCGAGGAAACCGGCTGCAGCGGCAGGAAGGTTTCCATGTAATTCGTGCTGACCCGCAGCGCCGGGGTGGCCCCGACCGGGGCGGCGTCAAGCGCGGCCGAGGAAAAGAACGTCATGCTGGTCTCCCTTGTTTGAAAGCGCAGGCGTCTGTTTGAAAAACGCGGGCGTCTGTTTGAAAGCGCAGGCGTCGGAATGGGGCAGGCGGGGCGCGGGGGTGGTGCGGCGGGCGCGTTGCAGCACCGGCGCGCGCCAGACCGGCCGTCCGTGGTCGTTGCAGTAAAGCGGCTTGTCGAGCGCAAGCGCCCGGCTGCCCAGCACCGGCGCCAGCCAGGCCAGAACCGGCTCCAGCACGGGGCCAAGCGTCCCGTCGTCCAGCGCGGCGGCGCGGCGGACGGCGAACCAAAGCTCCGTCACATCGGCATAATAGGGCGCCAGCCGCCGCGCGAAGCGGGCCGGATCAAAGCCGCCCGCGGCGGCGGCGGCCAGCGAGGCGGCGGCGCCCTGCGCCACCGGATGCGCGGCCAGACCCAGACGGCAGGCCAGCGCCAGCACATTGGCATTCACCGCCAGATCGACCGGATTGTCGCGGCCGCGCTCGATCAGCCAGGTCCGCACCGCGCCGCGGCGCACCCAGGGCGGGGCCGCGCCCGGCACCATCAGGCAGGCAGCAGGGGCGATCCCGGCGTCAAAGGCCGCCCGCGCCGGATCGGTGCCGCGCCGCCCGCCGTGCAGCAGCGCCAGCCAGGCCAGCGCGGTGTCATCGGCATCGGGCGGCAGGCCGCGCACCAGCATCGGCCCGCGGCCCCGCGGCGGATAAAAGGCGAAAGCGCCCGGAAGCCGCGGATCCTCGCAGCTTTCGATGAAATCGAGCGCGCGGTCGAGCGCCGGGCGATGCGCCACCGGGTCAAGGCACAAGGCCACGCTGGCGGTGACGAAACAGGTCTCGTCCTCCATCCCCGCCACCTCTGACGGGAAGGCGCCGGTCGCCGTCTGGCGGCTCAGGACCGCGCGCATGATCGCCACGCTTCGCAGCGCGTCGCGCAGGTGACCGAAAGCGCCAGCCCCGACCGGCCCAGCGTCAGCCCGACCAGCCCGTGCCAGGGGATGCCGCCCGCGACCGGGGCGCTCAGCGCGCAGTAGCGCGGCATCGCCCAGCCGCGGCGCTGACCGAAGGCCAGAAGGCTTTCCCGCGCCCGGGCCGCGGGACCGAGCAGCGCATCGCAATGCACATACCAGGTCAGCGCCTCGGCGGTGCCGTCCTCGCCCCAGGACAGGCTCAGCCCCTGATCCTGGGTCGGCAGCAGCGGGCGCAGGCTTTGATCGCGCAGATCGGTGAGCAGCTGCAGGGCCTCGCGCGCGCG
This DNA window, taken from Rhodobacter capsulatus SB 1003, encodes the following:
- a CDS encoding response regulator transcription factor translates to MTDPRCLLIVEDDPHLAETLASAFARRGHAVHTAPREEMAITLARRLRPSHAIVDLKLAEGSGLGVVKALAALDPPPAIVVLTGFAAVATAVEAIKLGATQYLAKPATVREIEAAFAHRAGMAMPEIETPQVGVKAQEWELIQRTLAETGFNVSETARRLGMHRRTLARKLAARKAAGEDLGGMIDFED
- the cbiQ gene encoding cobalt ECF transporter T component CbiQ, producing the protein MTDPSVVHARAPAPDRIGRLGAGVRGLMQHAEEAAGLAQRPGLLQGLDPRAKVAGAFALILAAVATRSLLVLLALFVLATALAAASQISPARLARQVWIVVLGFTGMIALPALILVPGTPVLSLPFGLAITEQGLRAAAFLTGRSETTATLALALVLTTPWPQVLKALRCLGVPRAAVMILGMTHRYIFVLADLALDLFEARRSRLVGRLSPAEARRLATGIAGALFERALALSSEVHLAMLARGWRGEVHLIDDFRFRPRDGGALVLAAAILAGVVWAGSVWP
- a CDS encoding ABC transporter substrate-binding protein; its protein translation is MKLASFAVLAALLLGPAAIPGPARAHDMITDLDGRTVMIHAVPKRVALGFYYEDYLAVTGPEGAAKIVSLSRAPWADWRPQQWAAYVKVFPALETLPDFGNADDNSFSVEALIASKPEVALLSTWQTAAIGAAGVKQIEDAGITLVALDYNAQTLERHLLSTRILGAVMGQPERAEQLAGIYAAKTQDTLARIAKAGPSHRKVYVELAQKGPDEIGNTYGKGMWAAVIDLVGGDNIAKGQIENWGPLSPEYVLASQPDVILLAGSEWKNKPQAVILGFGATEAAAQPKMAAYATRPGWADLPAVKQREVYGIYHGGNRTLSDFVYVRTVAKALYPEAFADVDPAAELRAYYQAWLPVVPEGVFVTKLQ
- a CDS encoding energy-coupling factor ABC transporter ATP-binding protein → MTPAFELQGVQFAYKGVPALNGLDLTLPLGRRTALLGANGSGKSTLLRLLDGLQFPAAGRISAFGTPLTEAMFTDEAAAIAFRRRVGFVFQNPEVQLFCPSVFDELAFGPLQLHWPKERIRARVARAIAQFGLGPLAGRPPHRLSGGEKKRVALASVLILDPEVLLLDEPTAALDPQATDDIAALLETEFGARNPGRTLIFSSHDLDLVARIADHVVVLEAGKVAAAGPAAEVLARTALLRRARLLPGFDGTAP
- a CDS encoding sensor histidine kinase, giving the protein MPSAEDQETEHRSLRETGLLLVQIRWMAIGAQILATLFAARVLGLPLPLERMALIIAGLVGFNLIIAASLRRDRRPPDAVLAAQLGIDTLSLAALLALSGGAANPFVVLLLVPLLLALSLCAPAAALPIYLVSNLSVWALVTLVPAPAGGPGSALVPAFVLTSTLMAWFVLRLRLAAAARARAIEALRKAKAEADQLAGLGLLASGMAHELGTPLTTLAVTLDDWAEVGPPEGPAAKAELDRMIAQLHRCRAIVSRTLRAAGRERLEAAAAVPAEAEIRRILALWSGARGRSRVPVVAGASLRGARMLSAPVLEAALINLLDNAESAAPGTVAAELLGRGGQMILSLTDRGPGFPDFVLTGPAAPFVTGSGAPGRGLGLFLARNAIDRLGGRMELRNTPTGAEVQIAFPLLDPPLTDETPHD
- a CDS encoding ABC transporter ATP-binding protein; protein product: MLTLDLPALSRGATPVLAPCRLTLAAGEVLALVGPNGAGKTTLLQAIAGLAPERVRRRLGNADLARAEIGFLPQAFAVRATLTVLDCILLGRREALGLRVAPRLIAEAEALLLRLGLADLADRPMIDLSGGQQQRVLIAQRLFRRPKLLLLDEPTSALDLHHQLEVMALLRAQAQATGAPVLAALHDLSLAARHADRVLVLAGGRLLSEGPPEAVLTPDCLARHWRITPEILRDRDGKPVIVPHLPSC